Proteins encoded together in one Aurantiacibacter aquimixticola window:
- a CDS encoding TonB-dependent receptor plug domain-containing protein — protein sequence MVSRIVIAAALFALPVSVAAQEVDVTDPEQDVIIVRGEGLPETPAAPAYSSVELDRETIVTTASGRLEDALSNIAGFQQFRRSDSRSANPSAQGATLRALGGNATSRALILLDGVPVADPFFGYIPFSAIAPERLESIRVTRGGGSGPFGAGALAGTIELASADAMTLGPLTASALANFRGDTELSSSVAPRIGDGYAVVHGRWDRGDGFFTTPEDQRAPASSRANFDSWSAGGRIVQRLGSDLELQGRILAFEDNRTLRFDGADSSSEGQDVSLRAVSRGPWQVDALAYAQWRNFTNVVISSTRFVRVLDQKDTPSTGLGGKLELRPPVGDDHTLRFGVDYRRNEGELFEDAFSAFTGSLRENRFAGGETTDLGLFVEHDWQLGALTLTGGLRADHYTIANGFYRARDADGATVRDDSFADQAGWETTWRAGALYDLDEAARLRGALYSGFRLPTLNELYRPFVVFPVVTQANAELEPERLEGWEVGFDLLPLDGVSLAATYFDNDVEGAIANVTLAENLRQRRNLDAISAQGLELAAAVDRGAFGLNATMVFTAAEVIGSGFAEPLDGNRPPQTPSFAASLTASYDFAEGALASATLRHVGEQFEDDRETDVLPAATTLDLYAQMPLVAQLALVGRVENLLDEAIVTRNSGGAIDLGTPRTVWLGLRWGY from the coding sequence ATGGTGTCGCGTATCGTCATTGCCGCCGCGTTATTCGCGCTTCCCGTGTCCGTTGCTGCGCAAGAAGTGGACGTCACCGACCCCGAACAGGACGTCATCATCGTGCGGGGCGAGGGGCTGCCCGAAACGCCCGCCGCGCCTGCCTATTCCAGCGTGGAACTGGACCGCGAAACCATCGTCACCACCGCCAGCGGACGGCTGGAGGATGCGCTGTCTAACATCGCAGGATTCCAGCAATTCCGCCGTTCCGACAGCCGCTCGGCAAATCCCAGCGCGCAGGGCGCGACGCTGCGAGCCCTCGGCGGAAATGCCACGAGCCGCGCGCTGATCCTGCTCGACGGCGTGCCGGTGGCGGACCCGTTTTTCGGCTACATCCCCTTCAGCGCCATCGCGCCCGAGCGCTTGGAGAGCATCCGCGTAACCCGCGGCGGCGGGTCCGGTCCGTTTGGTGCGGGCGCGCTCGCCGGGACGATCGAGCTGGCCAGCGCTGATGCCATGACGCTCGGTCCGCTTACCGCGAGCGCGCTCGCCAATTTTCGCGGCGACACCGAGCTGTCCTCCAGCGTCGCGCCGCGGATTGGCGACGGCTATGCGGTCGTGCACGGCCGCTGGGACAGGGGCGACGGTTTCTTCACCACGCCGGAAGACCAGCGCGCTCCTGCCAGTAGCCGCGCGAATTTCGACAGCTGGTCCGCAGGTGGCAGGATTGTTCAGCGACTTGGCAGCGATCTCGAGTTGCAGGGGCGTATTCTTGCCTTCGAGGACAATCGCACGCTGCGTTTCGACGGGGCGGACAGTTCTTCGGAAGGGCAGGACGTGTCCCTGCGTGCGGTTAGCCGAGGGCCGTGGCAGGTCGATGCGCTGGCCTATGCCCAGTGGCGCAACTTCACCAATGTCGTCATCTCCTCGACCCGTTTCGTGCGCGTGCTGGACCAGAAGGACACTCCCTCCACAGGCCTCGGCGGCAAGCTCGAATTGCGCCCGCCCGTCGGCGATGACCACACGCTGCGCTTTGGCGTGGATTATCGACGCAATGAGGGCGAGCTTTTCGAGGATGCTTTCTCAGCGTTTACAGGCTCACTTCGGGAGAACCGATTCGCCGGCGGCGAGACGACCGATCTCGGCCTGTTCGTGGAGCATGACTGGCAGCTCGGCGCGCTTACGCTGACAGGTGGACTCCGCGCAGATCACTATACCATTGCAAACGGTTTCTACCGCGCACGTGATGCCGATGGCGCGACCGTTCGAGACGACAGTTTCGCCGACCAGGCAGGCTGGGAAACGACCTGGCGCGCGGGTGCGCTTTACGATCTGGACGAGGCCGCGAGACTGCGCGGCGCGCTCTATTCGGGGTTCCGCTTGCCGACGCTCAACGAGCTTTACCGGCCTTTCGTGGTCTTCCCGGTCGTCACGCAGGCCAATGCCGAGCTCGAGCCCGAGCGGCTTGAAGGTTGGGAAGTCGGTTTCGACCTGCTGCCCCTAGACGGCGTTTCGCTTGCAGCCACTTATTTCGACAACGATGTGGAAGGCGCCATCGCCAATGTCACGCTGGCGGAAAACCTGCGCCAGCGCCGCAATCTGGATGCCATCTCGGCGCAGGGGCTGGAGCTCGCTGCCGCAGTCGATCGGGGTGCATTCGGCCTCAACGCCACAATGGTGTTCACCGCTGCAGAGGTGATCGGCAGCGGCTTTGCCGAACCGCTTGACGGCAATCGCCCGCCGCAAACGCCAAGCTTCGCCGCCAGCCTGACCGCCAGCTACGACTTTGCCGAAGGCGCGCTCGCATCCGCGACGCTGCGCCATGTCGGCGAGCAGTTCGAGGATGACCGCGAGACGGATGTGCTGCCCGCCGCGACCACGCTGGACCTCTATGCCCAGATGCCACTGGTGGCGCAGCTTGCGCTGGTCGGGCGGGTCGAGAATCTGCTCGACGAAGCGATCGTCACGCGCAATTCGGGCGGCGCGATAGATCTGGGCACACCGCGCACGGTGTGGTTGGGCCTGCGCTGGGGCTATTGA
- a CDS encoding RNA degradosome polyphosphate kinase produces MASHPDTAHPAAANDSTSFADLPAEARYFNRELSWLAFNDRVLEEANNTAYPLLERLRFLSISGSNLDEFMMIRVAGLAGQVRSGVCETSIDGKTPTQQLAAITTRVRELEAKQQRALSQLRPLLEHEGIHIAGEDRIEEDAEDWLRAYFLEHIMPVITPQVLDPAHPFPFVANAGIGALFNLRRKSDGSQLIEMVLVPAMLPRFVRIPAEVLGDEAIYVAIERVVCRYAELIFPGFTIQGDGVFRVLRDSDIEIEEEAEDLVRLFRSAIQRRRRGQVIMLEIDESFDAEAGELLHDKLGLEQAFVTTTEGMLGISGLEEVVKEDRPELKFTPYSPRYPERILEQDGDAFAAIRAKDIVIHHPYESFEVVVDFLRQAAADPKVVSIKQALYRAGNQPTVINALIAAAEAGKSVTAVVELKARFDEEQNLKWAGELERAGVQVIYGFIDMKTHAKISMVVREEEEGIRTYCHFGTGNYHPVTAKIYTDLSYFTADPALGRDAAKLFNFVTGYVEPQGMERLAISPLTLDDTIIDNIDREIAFAREGKPATIWAKVNSITDQKMIDKLYEASHAGVEVVLVVRGICCLRPGVPGLSEDITVKSIIGRFLEHSRIYAFGNGEAMPGDKAKVYISSADLMERNLHRRVESLVPITNQTVHDQVLDQVLLANLLDTEQSWLLDGETGEYERVHADGDEAGFNCHAYFMTNPSLSGRGDALKESGVPKLTLRKGAQ; encoded by the coding sequence ATGGCCAGCCACCCCGACACCGCGCATCCCGCCGCTGCCAATGACAGCACCAGCTTTGCCGATCTTCCGGCGGAGGCGCGATATTTCAATCGTGAATTGTCGTGGCTCGCCTTCAACGACCGAGTGCTGGAGGAGGCGAACAACACCGCCTACCCGTTGCTCGAACGGCTGCGCTTCCTGTCGATCTCCGGCAGCAATCTCGACGAGTTCATGATGATCCGCGTCGCCGGACTGGCAGGCCAGGTGCGTAGCGGCGTTTGCGAAACCTCGATCGACGGGAAGACGCCGACGCAGCAGCTCGCCGCCATCACCACCCGCGTGCGTGAGCTTGAGGCAAAGCAGCAACGCGCCCTGTCCCAATTGCGCCCATTGCTCGAACATGAGGGCATCCACATCGCGGGAGAGGACCGCATCGAGGAGGACGCCGAAGACTGGCTGCGCGCCTATTTCCTCGAGCACATCATGCCGGTCATCACGCCGCAGGTTCTTGATCCGGCGCATCCCTTCCCCTTCGTGGCCAATGCCGGGATCGGCGCGCTGTTCAATCTTCGCCGCAAGAGCGATGGCAGCCAGCTGATCGAGATGGTGCTGGTCCCTGCCATGCTGCCGCGCTTCGTGCGCATTCCGGCTGAGGTGCTCGGCGACGAGGCGATCTATGTCGCGATCGAACGCGTAGTCTGTCGGTATGCCGAGCTGATCTTCCCCGGCTTCACGATCCAGGGCGATGGCGTATTTCGGGTGCTGCGCGACAGCGATATCGAGATCGAGGAAGAGGCCGAAGACTTGGTCCGCCTGTTCCGCAGCGCCATTCAGCGCCGCCGCCGCGGGCAGGTCATCATGTTGGAGATCGACGAAAGCTTCGACGCCGAGGCAGGTGAATTGCTGCACGACAAGCTGGGGCTGGAACAGGCCTTCGTCACCACGACCGAGGGGATGCTGGGCATTTCCGGGCTTGAAGAGGTGGTGAAGGAAGATCGTCCCGAGCTGAAATTCACGCCCTATTCGCCCCGCTATCCCGAGCGCATTCTCGAACAGGACGGCGACGCCTTCGCCGCGATCCGCGCCAAGGATATTGTCATCCACCACCCCTATGAAAGCTTCGAGGTCGTGGTCGATTTCCTGCGGCAGGCGGCCGCCGATCCAAAAGTCGTCTCGATCAAGCAGGCGCTCTACCGCGCGGGCAACCAGCCCACTGTCATCAACGCGCTGATCGCGGCGGCGGAAGCGGGCAAGTCCGTCACGGCCGTAGTCGAGCTAAAAGCCCGCTTCGACGAGGAACAGAACTTGAAATGGGCGGGCGAGCTTGAGCGCGCCGGCGTGCAGGTGATCTACGGCTTCATCGATATGAAGACTCACGCGAAAATCAGCATGGTCGTGCGCGAGGAGGAAGAGGGCATCCGCACCTACTGCCATTTCGGCACCGGGAACTACCACCCGGTCACCGCCAAAATCTACACCGACCTCAGCTACTTCACCGCCGACCCGGCGCTGGGCCGCGATGCGGCAAAGCTGTTCAACTTCGTCACCGGCTATGTCGAGCCGCAAGGCATGGAGCGCCTCGCGATCAGCCCGCTGACGCTGGACGACACGATCATCGACAATATCGATCGGGAAATCGCTTTCGCGCGCGAGGGCAAGCCCGCTACGATCTGGGCAAAGGTGAATTCCATCACCGATCAGAAGATGATCGACAAGCTCTATGAAGCGAGCCACGCGGGCGTGGAGGTCGTGCTGGTGGTGCGCGGCATTTGCTGCCTGCGCCCCGGCGTGCCGGGCCTTTCGGAGGACATTACCGTCAAATCAATCATCGGCCGCTTTCTGGAGCACAGCCGCATCTACGCCTTCGGAAATGGCGAGGCGATGCCAGGCGACAAGGCCAAGGTGTACATCTCCAGCGCGGACTTGATGGAACGCAACCTCCATCGCCGCGTAGAATCGCTCGTGCCTATCACCAACCAGACTGTGCACGATCAGGTGCTGGACCAGGTGCTGCTCGCCAACCTGCTCGATACCGAGCAAAGCTGGCTGCTCGATGGCGAGACCGGCGAGTACGAGCGGGTCCATGCGGATGGTGACGAGGCGGGCTTCAACTGCCATGCCTATTTCATGACCAACCCTTCGCTCAGCGGGCGTGGCGACGCGCTGAAGGAAAGCGGCGTGCCGAAGCTCACCTTGCGCAAGGGCGCGCAGTGA
- the folD gene encoding bifunctional methylenetetrahydrofolate dehydrogenase/methenyltetrahydrofolate cyclohydrolase FolD, with translation MADIIDGRAIAAQLDEVTKAQVDALLADGHPAPGLDVILVGNDPASEVYVRHKIRACERVGIVSRKHQLPADTSQDDLLALIATLNAKPEVHGILCQVPLPEQIDPALVLGAIAPNKDVDGFHPVNVGRLSTGTGGIVPCTPLGVMKLIASVVDDLTGKDVVVIGKSNIVGKPVANLLLDAEATVTVTHIYTHGLADICRQADIIVAAAGAPRLVRGHWVKDGAVLIDVGITRIEGEDGKTKLVGDIAFDEVQHAAAVTPVPGGVGPMTIACLLSNTVKAARVAYGIDKNVGNDFPGGPTRPMFTGSGSIPN, from the coding sequence ATGGCGGACATTATCGACGGGCGCGCGATCGCCGCCCAGCTGGACGAAGTGACCAAGGCGCAGGTCGACGCGCTGCTGGCGGACGGCCATCCCGCGCCGGGGCTCGATGTGATCCTGGTCGGCAACGATCCCGCGAGCGAAGTCTATGTCCGCCACAAGATCCGGGCATGCGAGCGGGTCGGCATCGTATCGCGCAAGCACCAGCTGCCCGCCGACACTTCGCAGGACGATCTGCTGGCGCTGATCGCCACGCTCAATGCCAAGCCGGAAGTACACGGCATCCTGTGCCAAGTGCCGCTGCCCGAGCAGATCGACCCCGCGCTGGTGCTCGGTGCCATCGCGCCGAACAAGGATGTGGACGGCTTCCACCCGGTCAATGTCGGGCGGCTCTCCACAGGCACCGGCGGCATCGTGCCCTGTACGCCTTTGGGCGTGATGAAGCTGATCGCCAGCGTCGTCGACGATCTCACCGGCAAGGACGTGGTGGTGATCGGCAAGTCCAATATCGTCGGCAAGCCCGTCGCCAACCTGCTGCTCGATGCCGAGGCGACCGTCACCGTCACCCATATCTACACCCACGGCCTTGCCGATATCTGTCGCCAGGCCGACATTATCGTCGCCGCCGCGGGCGCGCCGCGACTGGTGCGCGGCCACTGGGTGAAGGACGGGGCGGTGCTGATCGATGTCGGCATCACCCGTATCGAGGGTGAGGACGGCAAGACGAAGCTCGTGGGCGATATCGCCTTCGACGAAGTGCAACACGCCGCTGCCGTCACGCCGGTGCCGGGCGGCGTCGGCCCGATGACCATCGCCTGCCTGCTGTCCAACACGGTGAAGGCGGCGCGCGTCGCCTACGGTATTGACAAGAATGTCGGCAACGACTTTCCCGGCGGCCCCACGCGCCCTATGTTCACCGGATCAGGTTCGATTCCAAACTAG
- the virB11 gene encoding P-type DNA transfer ATPase VirB11: protein MSAEIHQLPEGPEADAPQVPSGSVYLDAYLAPFREWLERDTVTEILVNEPGEMWVEDAAHPGMQRVELAAIDDKLVQRLAEQVARVSHQGINREHPLLGATLPDGARIQFCGPPATRKHWAMAIRRHRRLDLPLDAYDSGPLADREEDDLPDAQAHPVHFLRAAIRARKTILISGGTSTGKTTFLNAMLGEIPREERVVLVEDTPELKLPGANGVGLVAVKGELGEAKVTANELLQSALRLRPDRIVLGELRGAESVSFLRAINTGHPGSFSTIHANSLRGALEQLSLMVMQTGIGLSRSDTIAYAASVIDVIVQLDRSEGKRGISAIARASDLADSWG, encoded by the coding sequence ATGAGCGCCGAAATCCACCAGCTGCCCGAGGGGCCGGAGGCGGACGCACCCCAAGTGCCGAGCGGCTCGGTCTATCTCGACGCCTATCTGGCGCCCTTTCGCGAATGGCTGGAGCGGGACACGGTCACCGAGATCCTGGTCAACGAGCCGGGCGAAATGTGGGTGGAAGACGCCGCGCACCCCGGCATGCAGCGCGTCGAGCTTGCCGCCATCGACGACAAACTGGTGCAGCGCCTCGCCGAACAGGTCGCACGGGTCAGTCATCAGGGCATCAATCGCGAGCACCCGTTGCTCGGAGCGACCCTGCCCGATGGCGCGCGTATCCAGTTCTGCGGCCCGCCCGCCACGCGCAAGCACTGGGCGATGGCGATCCGCCGCCACCGCCGTCTGGACCTTCCGCTTGATGCCTATGATTCCGGCCCGCTTGCCGACCGCGAAGAAGACGACCTGCCCGATGCGCAGGCACACCCGGTCCACTTTCTCCGCGCCGCCATCCGCGCGCGCAAGACAATTTTGATTTCGGGGGGCACCAGCACCGGCAAAACGACATTCCTCAACGCCATGCTCGGCGAAATTCCGCGCGAGGAGCGTGTCGTGCTGGTCGAGGATACGCCCGAACTGAAACTGCCCGGCGCGAACGGCGTGGGACTGGTCGCGGTGAAAGGCGAGCTTGGCGAGGCCAAGGTCACCGCGAACGAATTGCTGCAATCGGCGCTGCGCCTGCGGCCCGATCGCATCGTGCTGGGCGAATTGCGCGGGGCCGAGAGCGTCAGCTTCCTGCGCGCCATCAACACCGGCCATCCCGGCAGCTTCTCCACCATTCACGCCAACAGTCTGCGCGGCGCTCTTGAACAGCTGAGCCTGATGGTCATGCAGACCGGCATCGGCCTTTCCCGCTCCGACACCATCGCCTACGCCGCCAGCGTCATCGATGTCATCGTCCAGCTTGACCGCAGCGAGGGAAAGCGCGGCATCAGCGCGATTGCTCGCGCGAGCGACCTCGCCGATAGCTGGGGCTGA
- a CDS encoding TrbG/VirB9 family P-type conjugative transfer protein, with amino-acid sequence MFRHSLAAALFATALLTAPATAQNDPRMMERLYDPTEIVRIEGRTNVQTTIRFGEGEAIENVAIGDSQAWQVTPNRRANLLFVKPLAPRASTNMTVVTNRHTYLFDLVANPSSRSPLYILTFTYPVELQPEPDEQLAEAMPAVTANAVEMAAANDDYAIIDPATVNRAWASTGAINLLPEEIYDDGDATFMTWPVGRAMPAILVMDHEGNEGPVNYAVRGDTIVLDLVPGTIILRSGDNEARLVNQGAAGAFLADGTARPGAERN; translated from the coding sequence ATGTTCCGCCACAGCCTAGCCGCCGCGCTTTTCGCCACGGCCCTGCTGACCGCTCCCGCAACTGCGCAGAACGATCCGCGCATGATGGAACGGCTCTACGATCCGACGGAGATCGTACGCATCGAGGGCCGCACGAATGTGCAGACGACGATTCGCTTCGGCGAAGGCGAAGCTATCGAGAATGTCGCCATCGGGGACAGCCAGGCGTGGCAGGTCACGCCGAACCGCCGCGCGAACCTCCTGTTTGTGAAGCCGCTCGCGCCGCGCGCCAGCACCAACATGACGGTGGTGACCAACCGCCACACTTATCTGTTCGACCTGGTCGCCAATCCTTCCTCGCGCAGCCCGCTTTACATCCTGACTTTTACCTATCCGGTGGAGCTCCAGCCCGAGCCCGATGAGCAGCTGGCCGAGGCCATGCCTGCCGTCACCGCAAACGCCGTAGAGATGGCCGCAGCGAACGACGATTACGCCATTATCGATCCGGCCACGGTCAACCGCGCCTGGGCAAGCACCGGTGCAATCAACCTGCTGCCGGAAGAGATTTACGACGATGGCGATGCGACTTTCATGACCTGGCCGGTCGGCCGCGCCATGCCCGCCATCCTCGTGATGGATCATGAGGGCAATGAGGGCCCGGTCAACTACGCCGTTCGCGGCGACACCATCGTGCTGGACCTGGTGCCCGGCACTATAATCTTGCGCTCGGGCGATAACGAGGCGCGCCTCGTCAATCAGGGCGCGGCGGGAGCTTTCCTCGCCGACGGCACAGCGCGCCCCGGCGCGGAACGGAACTGA
- a CDS encoding TrbI/VirB10 family protein, with protein MKLAMRLPETKTGAANDADPRDSETTEIIDLASRTSYPAVANRKNRSDALGLAAGIGFVALLGAATLWGLNASKVDGEDAVAEGAQSAAVPGPTSVGVTPTDGLPSANATIAEAPQPIPGPAPVLARAPSAGPGAGYQPGPVGNPYSSPTLVFDGGTAPASAAQVAAAATAANAVPESAGTIPGAGAAGEFAARIGGVGGGPVSARRDFDPATTVTQGTMIPAILETAINTDVPGFVRAVVSQDVRSHDGARVLIPRSSRLVGQYQSGLQAGQRRAYVIWQRVIRPDGVAVTLQSPGTAFDGTAGLEGEVDNHFFSRFGSAMLLSVIGGLANVASGGASVVLGGGQSAANTALQQDGQRPPTVRVRMGEPIRVYTARDLDFAQAPQVR; from the coding sequence ATGAAACTTGCGATGCGCCTTCCCGAAACGAAAACCGGTGCCGCCAATGACGCCGATCCGCGTGATAGCGAGACGACCGAGATCATCGATCTCGCCAGCCGCACGTCCTACCCGGCGGTGGCGAACCGGAAGAACCGTTCCGACGCGCTCGGCCTTGCGGCCGGGATCGGCTTCGTCGCCCTGCTCGGCGCGGCCACACTTTGGGGCCTCAACGCGAGCAAGGTCGATGGCGAGGATGCTGTGGCCGAGGGCGCGCAATCCGCGGCAGTGCCGGGGCCGACAAGCGTGGGCGTGACGCCGACCGACGGACTGCCCAGCGCGAATGCCACCATCGCCGAAGCTCCGCAGCCCATCCCCGGCCCCGCGCCTGTGCTGGCCCGCGCGCCGAGTGCCGGACCCGGTGCGGGCTATCAGCCCGGCCCCGTCGGCAATCCGTATTCATCCCCCACGCTCGTCTTCGATGGCGGCACTGCCCCCGCGTCCGCGGCGCAGGTCGCGGCGGCTGCCACTGCCGCGAATGCCGTTCCAGAGAGCGCCGGCACCATTCCCGGAGCGGGCGCGGCAGGTGAATTCGCCGCGCGCATCGGAGGCGTCGGCGGAGGTCCCGTCTCGGCACGACGCGATTTCGATCCGGCAACCACGGTGACGCAGGGGACGATGATCCCCGCCATACTCGAAACCGCGATCAACACCGACGTGCCCGGTTTCGTGCGCGCAGTGGTGAGCCAGGATGTGCGCAGCCATGACGGCGCGCGCGTCCTGATCCCGCGCTCCAGCCGCCTTGTCGGCCAATACCAGTCCGGCCTGCAGGCGGGGCAGCGCCGCGCCTATGTCATCTGGCAGCGGGTGATCCGCCCCGATGGCGTGGCGGTTACGCTGCAATCGCCGGGGACCGCATTCGACGGCACGGCAGGCCTGGAGGGAGAGGTCGACAACCATTTCTTCAGCCGCTTCGGTTCGGCCATGCTGCTTTCCGTCATCGGCGGGCTGGCCAATGTCGCCAGTGGCGGCGCGTCCGTCGTGCTTGGCGGCGGCCAGAGCGCGGCGAATACCGCGCTGCAGCAGGACGGCCAGCGCCCACCCACCGTCCGCGTACGCATGGGTGAACCGATCCGCGTCTATACTGCGCGCGATCTCGATTTCGCGCAGGCGCCGCAGGTCCGCTAA
- a CDS encoding Ppx/GppA family phosphatase: MTPALTKRGAVKIEVPDRAVIDIGSNTVRLVVYSGPRRAPNVWLNEKVTARLGRDLAATGAIPEEAETLALEGLTRFAAILRDLGIADVATVATAASRDASNGPDFIEKVRAIGLEPRVLTGVEEAEVAASGVMGAFPGAAGVVADLGGGSLELAAIADGACHEGVSLPLGTLRLPALMNEGDEAFRNAVEGHLAKAQWAAEQDGPLYLVGGTWRALASFAMHKAEYPISDPQAFCLTPEEADRIAARLTDADPDTLTDISDISSSRAAGLPHAAAMLRIMLARFEPSALVISAWGLREGLLFDRLKNGAKEQDPLLTAVTHFTTPRGADITNATLTAAWTAEAVDGRNRGSERIRLAATMLTQAAARIEPNLRLAHSTDWALEKRWLGLDHTGRAMIAQCLRASCGSPKLVADYLRMADEEQLHRASAWGLANRLCRKIGAGTRISLLGSALRREDDRLVLRFDKSRAYLMADSVESELANLADWLGLKHEMMVGEPVPAK, encoded by the coding sequence GTGACACCAGCACTGACGAAACGGGGCGCTGTGAAGATCGAAGTGCCTGATCGGGCAGTGATCGATATCGGCTCCAATACCGTCCGCCTCGTCGTCTATTCCGGTCCGCGCCGCGCGCCCAATGTGTGGCTGAACGAGAAGGTGACCGCGCGTCTCGGCCGCGATCTCGCAGCGACGGGCGCGATACCTGAAGAGGCTGAAACACTGGCGCTGGAAGGGTTGACCCGCTTCGCCGCGATCCTTCGCGATCTCGGCATCGCCGACGTGGCTACCGTGGCGACGGCCGCTTCGCGCGACGCCAGCAACGGGCCGGATTTCATCGAGAAGGTCCGCGCCATCGGGTTGGAGCCGCGCGTGCTGACAGGTGTGGAAGAGGCCGAAGTCGCCGCCAGCGGAGTAATGGGCGCCTTTCCTGGCGCTGCGGGAGTCGTGGCAGATCTCGGCGGCGGCAGCCTCGAACTCGCGGCTATTGCGGACGGGGCATGCCATGAGGGCGTAAGCCTCCCGCTCGGCACACTGCGTCTGCCCGCGCTGATGAATGAGGGAGACGAAGCATTTCGCAATGCTGTCGAAGGGCATCTCGCGAAGGCGCAATGGGCTGCCGAACAGGACGGCCCGCTCTATCTCGTCGGGGGCACATGGCGCGCGCTGGCCAGCTTTGCGATGCACAAGGCGGAATATCCGATCAGCGATCCGCAGGCCTTTTGCCTTACGCCCGAAGAGGCTGACCGTATCGCGGCTCGCCTGACCGATGCCGACCCCGACACGCTGACCGACATATCGGACATATCCTCGAGCCGCGCCGCCGGGCTGCCGCACGCCGCCGCCATGCTGCGCATCATGCTAGCGCGTTTCGAACCCTCGGCGCTCGTCATTTCAGCCTGGGGCCTGCGCGAGGGGCTGCTGTTCGACCGGCTCAAGAACGGCGCAAAAGAGCAGGATCCCTTGCTCACTGCCGTCACGCATTTCACCACGCCGCGCGGCGCAGACATCACCAATGCGACGCTGACCGCAGCGTGGACGGCGGAGGCCGTGGACGGGCGCAATCGCGGCAGTGAGCGCATCCGCCTTGCCGCAACCATGTTGACGCAGGCTGCAGCGCGGATCGAGCCCAATCTGCGCCTCGCCCATTCGACGGACTGGGCGCTGGAGAAGCGATGGCTCGGCCTCGACCACACGGGCCGCGCGATGATTGCACAATGTCTTCGCGCCAGTTGCGGATCGCCGAAGCTCGTCGCCGATTACCTGCGCATGGCGGATGAGGAACAGCTGCACCGCGCCTCCGCATGGGGTCTCGCCAATCGCCTGTGCCGCAAGATCGGCGCGGGCACGCGCATCTCCCTGCTGGGCAGCGCTTTGCGGCGCGAGGACGACAGGCTCGTGCTTCGCTTCGATAAAAGCCGCGCCTATCTGATGGCGGATAGCGTCGAGAGCGAACTGGCGAACCTTGCCGACTGGCTTGGCCTCAAGCACGAGATGATGGTGGGCGAACCGGTCCCGGCGAAGTAG